The Acetomicrobium sp. S15 = DSM 107314 genome window below encodes:
- a CDS encoding V-type ATP synthase subunit D, whose translation MNNSPPTRSQLIDLKRRISTVEHSKRLLEKKRDAIMRAIEADRRAYRTMRSAFSESYRQVYLAYSLVRLFEGDAAIKLLEVGVKVLKLRERDHAIAGCKYPEFVEAIDESKRRGEAVFNPILTSLYVEDLLEALNKVEGLLWQFINLQAKLKALETELRRTQIKINTLQHTVLPALTEEVKRIGEILGDRERYEHFLIKKSITSRPYFQR comes from the coding sequence TTGAATAACTCTCCCCCTACGCGAAGCCAACTCATAGACCTCAAGCGCCGCATATCTACAGTAGAGCACAGCAAGCGACTGCTGGAGAAGAAAAGGGACGCTATAATGAGGGCCATCGAGGCAGATCGCAGGGCTTACAGAACCATGCGATCTGCCTTCAGCGAAAGTTACAGGCAGGTCTATCTCGCTTATTCGCTAGTCAGACTCTTCGAGGGGGATGCGGCGATAAAACTGCTCGAGGTCGGGGTAAAGGTGCTCAAGCTGCGCGAACGCGACCATGCCATCGCCGGCTGCAAATATCCGGAATTCGTTGAGGCGATCGATGAATCTAAGAGAAGGGGCGAAGCCGTTTTTAATCCCATTTTAACTTCTCTATACGTAGAAGACTTGTTGGAGGCCTTAAACAAAGTGGAGGGGTTGCTTTGGCAATTTATAAACCTGCAAGCTAAGCTCAAGGCTTTGGAAACCGAACTGCGCCGCACGCAGATTAAGATAAACACTCTTCAACATACGGTCCTTCCTGCGTTGACTGAAGAGGTGAAGCGGATTGGTGAGATTTTAGGGGATAGAGAGAGGTACGAACATTTCCTGATAAAAAAGTCTATTACATCGAGACCGTATTTCCAACGATGA
- a CDS encoding V-type ATPase subunit gives MVGPAENYAYLNALIRSRLSLFFRWEELVSLAKGSLAGLEGAILSGRYGESYRYQLVTAEPSALKRIETALAYESTRQLSWLLAHASGEPKALLSVLLARADLYNFRLLLRSFAVSGGHMKEPLWHLYGSLPRSFYKSLFDCSSPMEAVERALSFNHPFVVPIAEALRQLEADRNLLAAEGIFLVRFLEIQRGIAIKFPTKNGRLVLEFLGRLVDLWNLGLWIRKRSGYGRGLTGVEYLTGGAWIDPRRLEEAEVVGVAVSETPWQSVTRRISAPSHHEFYRALNVEFWRWQAKQLRKDPLGIEVAMGFSTWQIVEWQNLTALAVGLSLGLRPEQITQSLIPLE, from the coding sequence TTGGTCGGTCCGGCTGAAAATTATGCTTACCTGAATGCGTTAATTCGCTCCCGCCTCTCGTTATTCTTCAGATGGGAGGAGTTGGTCTCGTTGGCCAAGGGAAGCCTCGCGGGCTTGGAGGGGGCTATCCTGAGCGGGAGATATGGAGAGAGTTATCGATACCAGCTCGTCACGGCCGAACCATCGGCACTCAAGCGGATAGAAACGGCTCTGGCATATGAATCAACCCGGCAGCTTTCATGGCTTTTGGCCCATGCGTCGGGCGAACCCAAAGCGTTACTCTCCGTGTTGTTGGCTCGTGCCGACCTCTATAACTTCAGACTGCTTTTGCGGTCATTCGCAGTTTCAGGAGGACATATGAAGGAACCGCTATGGCATCTCTATGGCAGTCTTCCCAGATCTTTCTACAAATCGCTTTTTGATTGCTCATCCCCCATGGAGGCCGTAGAGCGCGCCCTTTCGTTCAACCACCCTTTCGTGGTGCCCATAGCGGAGGCGCTGCGACAACTCGAAGCAGATCGCAACCTGCTCGCAGCCGAAGGGATTTTTTTGGTGCGCTTCCTTGAAATTCAAAGAGGAATAGCAATAAAGTTCCCCACCAAAAACGGGCGATTGGTGCTTGAGTTTTTGGGGAGACTCGTGGACTTATGGAACTTAGGGCTTTGGATACGAAAACGGTCGGGCTACGGCAGGGGGCTCACAGGGGTGGAGTATCTGACGGGCGGAGCCTGGATAGATCCCCGCCGCTTGGAGGAAGCCGAAGTGGTGGGAGTAGCGGTGTCTGAAACTCCATGGCAAAGCGTAACCAGGCGAATATCTGCACCATCTCATCACGAGTTTTACCGAGCCCTCAATGTGGAATTTTGGCGCTGGCAGGCCAAGCAGCTCAGAAAAGATCCTTTAGGAATAGAGGTGGCCATGGGCTTTTCGACATGGCAGATAGTTGAGTGGCAAAATTTGACCGCCTTGGCTGTAGGGCTTTCGCTCGGCCTAAGACCCGAACAGATTACACAGAGCCTGATTCCCCTGGAGTGA
- a CDS encoding V-type ATP synthase subunit E family protein, translated as MPDLPRFAATEEEIEAFKRSLNEEYERKISDLEKRLERELEELIASSRLAVEKKVVAIQQDLNRRYDENLKLIARRTQKLGRERLLAFSDELLRSAEERITKTLATIRQDEEHYTRVMRTLLDEALIEIDGMAVAIVGRGDGRFLSQCDRVSAVHEEDIPLGGCTVTDAEGERIVDNTFEGRRKRVKKSIVRRISAALWPLMEEIGRSG; from the coding sequence ATGCCGGATTTACCGCGCTTTGCGGCGACCGAAGAAGAGATCGAGGCGTTCAAGCGTTCTCTAAACGAAGAATATGAGCGCAAGATCTCCGATTTGGAGAAACGCCTCGAAAGAGAACTGGAGGAGCTGATTGCGAGCTCTCGCTTGGCGGTAGAAAAAAAGGTCGTCGCTATCCAGCAAGATCTGAATAGGCGCTACGACGAAAACCTTAAGCTGATTGCAAGACGCACGCAAAAATTGGGAAGAGAGAGACTCCTCGCATTTTCCGATGAATTGCTACGGTCAGCCGAAGAGCGCATAACGAAGACATTGGCGACGATAAGACAAGATGAAGAGCACTATACAAGGGTAATGAGGACACTCTTAGATGAAGCGCTGATAGAAATAGACGGGATGGCGGTTGCGATCGTGGGAAGAGGCGACGGAAGGTTTTTGTCTCAGTGCGATAGGGTGTCGGCCGTGCACGAGGAGGACATACCTTTAGGAGGATGCACGGTGACGGATGCAGAGGGAGAGAGGATTGTCGACAACACGTTTGAAGGACGACGAAAGAGGGTCAAGAAATCGATCGTTAGGCGCATTTCAGCCGCGCTTTGGCCTCTTATGGAGGAGATTGGTCGGTCCGGCTGA
- a CDS encoding V-type ATP synthase subunit A produces MDRVGTVTAISGPVVRARFPFPVRPYEVAYVGHDRLLGEAIRISKGSADVQVYEATDGVRAGEPVYFSGELLSVDLGPGLLGSVLDGIGRPLALLADREVYIGRGWRESPIPTDKKWPFKPRLKVGDIAMPGTVLGNVAEKEGFIHMVMVPFVPEIQSEIAWIAPEGEYRAFDQICRLSNGIELTMVSRWHVREPRPVARKLGLEISFLAGQRVLDTLFPIALGGSAVIPGGFGTGKTVTQQQLAKYCNADIIVYIGCGERGNEMTEVLEEFPRLADPKSGLPLMDRTVLIANTSNMPVAAREASVYLGMTIAEYFRDMGKNVAIIADSTSRWAEALREISGRLGEMPGEEGYPAYLGSRLAQYYERAGRAVPLGEPLREGSVTVINAVSPAGGDFSEPVTQASLRLSGAFWALDKSLAQQRHFPAINWRQSYTLYEEDLRDHFVQLLGREWLELKMFLNETLERGQEALEIVQLVGRDALADEDRWLLLFAELLQTVYLQQNAFDPADAYCPLSKQKAMLALLRSLDEKVRASLSGGTIYEQIEALPIKQELLRLRSLPVEDFEVEAKHWIDSIRLGDLGR; encoded by the coding sequence ATGGATAGGGTTGGAACGGTTACAGCCATATCCGGCCCGGTGGTGAGGGCGAGGTTTCCCTTCCCAGTCAGACCATACGAGGTGGCTTATGTGGGGCACGATCGCCTCTTGGGAGAGGCGATCCGCATTTCGAAAGGCTCAGCGGATGTCCAAGTATACGAGGCCACCGATGGAGTGAGAGCCGGCGAGCCTGTATACTTCTCCGGTGAATTGCTGTCTGTCGATTTAGGGCCAGGCTTGTTGGGGAGCGTCTTGGACGGCATAGGTCGCCCTCTCGCCCTCTTGGCCGACAGGGAGGTTTACATCGGCAGGGGATGGAGGGAAAGCCCCATACCAACGGACAAAAAGTGGCCGTTTAAGCCGCGACTCAAGGTGGGAGACATAGCAATGCCAGGCACGGTGTTGGGCAACGTGGCGGAAAAGGAAGGGTTTATCCATATGGTCATGGTTCCCTTCGTCCCCGAAATCCAGAGCGAGATCGCGTGGATAGCCCCAGAGGGGGAATATCGCGCCTTTGACCAGATATGCAGGTTATCCAACGGTATCGAACTTACCATGGTAAGCCGATGGCATGTCAGAGAACCTCGCCCAGTGGCAAGGAAGCTCGGGCTTGAAATTTCCTTTTTGGCAGGCCAGCGCGTATTGGACACGCTGTTTCCGATTGCCTTGGGAGGCAGCGCGGTCATACCGGGGGGGTTCGGGACAGGAAAGACGGTCACCCAGCAACAGCTTGCCAAATACTGCAATGCCGACATCATTGTCTACATTGGGTGCGGCGAACGGGGCAACGAGATGACCGAGGTTTTGGAGGAGTTCCCAAGACTCGCTGACCCCAAAAGCGGCCTGCCGCTGATGGACCGCACAGTTTTGATAGCCAATACATCCAACATGCCGGTGGCCGCAAGGGAAGCCAGCGTGTACCTCGGCATGACAATTGCAGAGTATTTCAGAGACATGGGGAAAAACGTAGCTATTATAGCCGATTCCACATCGCGTTGGGCCGAAGCGTTGCGAGAGATATCCGGTCGTCTGGGCGAAATGCCGGGCGAAGAGGGTTATCCAGCTTATCTCGGTAGTCGCCTTGCCCAATATTACGAGAGGGCGGGACGTGCAGTGCCGTTGGGTGAACCACTGAGAGAGGGATCCGTAACGGTGATCAATGCCGTCTCCCCTGCCGGGGGAGATTTTTCGGAACCGGTGACCCAAGCGAGCCTTCGCCTATCTGGCGCCTTTTGGGCTTTGGACAAATCCCTCGCTCAGCAAAGGCACTTTCCAGCCATAAATTGGCGCCAGAGTTACACCCTTTACGAGGAGGACCTGCGTGATCATTTCGTTCAGCTTCTGGGGAGAGAATGGCTTGAGCTTAAGATGTTCCTGAACGAAACACTGGAAAGGGGACAGGAGGCATTGGAAATTGTTCAGCTCGTGGGACGTGATGCCCTCGCAGATGAGGATAGATGGCTCCTTTTGTTCGCCGAACTGCTCCAAACCGTTTACCTACAGCAAAACGCCTTCGACCCAGCGGATGCCTATTGCCCCCTGAGCAAACAAAAAGCGATGCTTGCACTTTTGCGATCTTTAGATGAGAAGGTCAGAGCCAGTCTATCGGGAGGTACGATTTACGAGCAAATCGAAGCGTTGCCGATTAAACAGGAGCTCTTAAGGTTGCGCTCGCTCCCCGTTGAGGATTTTGAAGTGGAGGCAAAGCATTGGATCGACTCAATACGTTTAGGAGACCTTGGGCGATGA
- a CDS encoding V-type ATP synthase subunit F encodes MEEFLCVRAAAIGRGLFVDMWALLGFEPITCEDPLDVEGTLRVMDADIGVVLVEEEWFKKMPERVKKIALRSIHPVWVLLPGMEAPNL; translated from the coding sequence ATGGAGGAATTTTTATGTGTGCGAGCTGCAGCAATCGGCAGAGGGCTCTTTGTCGACATGTGGGCCCTCTTGGGCTTTGAGCCTATAACTTGCGAAGACCCTCTGGATGTGGAGGGCACATTAAGGGTTATGGATGCAGATATAGGCGTAGTACTGGTTGAGGAGGAGTGGTTTAAAAAAATGCCGGAGCGCGTTAAGAAGATCGCATTGCGTTCGATTCATCCTGTATGGGTGTTGCTTCCAGGTATGGAAGCGCCGAACTTGTAA
- the recR gene encoding recombination mediator RecR, protein MSSTGSLERLLKLLFRLPGIGEKSARRLAFFILQQPPSFAQELAEAILSCRMNLHPCPECGNLTEREVCDICADPLRNRVSLCVVETAEDLLVLEEHGIHQGIYHVLGGRVSPLDGEDIDPSSLDRLRRRVEELGVREIILALDPQVEGELTAQSVLSALSGLKVKISRLSYGLPLGGSISFADRATLHAAMESRTTIKDEP, encoded by the coding sequence TTGTCATCGACCGGGTCCCTTGAACGATTATTAAAATTGCTCTTTCGCCTTCCTGGAATTGGAGAGAAGAGTGCGCGCCGTTTGGCGTTTTTTATACTGCAGCAGCCTCCGTCCTTCGCTCAAGAGTTGGCGGAAGCCATTTTATCATGTAGAATGAACCTTCATCCGTGCCCCGAGTGCGGCAACCTCACCGAAAGGGAAGTATGCGATATCTGCGCAGACCCTTTACGAAACCGCGTATCTCTCTGCGTGGTTGAGACCGCTGAAGACCTTCTCGTTTTGGAGGAGCATGGGATCCATCAGGGGATATATCATGTTTTAGGCGGTAGGGTTTCTCCTTTAGATGGCGAAGACATCGATCCGTCTTCGTTGGATCGCCTGAGGAGGCGGGTGGAAGAATTAGGAGTGAGAGAAATAATACTGGCATTAGACCCTCAAGTAGAGGGTGAACTCACTGCGCAGTCAGTGCTATCGGCATTGTCTGGCCTAAAGGTAAAAATCTCGCGCTTGTCCTACGGTCTGCCGCTGGGCGGCAGCATAAGCTTCGCCGATCGCGCCACGCTTCACGCCGCGATGGAATCGCGCACCACCATAAAAGATGAACCATGA
- a CDS encoding ATPase, whose product MEKALIALAAALAVSIPALATAYAQARIGSAGAGTVAEKPETAGTMIILEAIPETMVILGFVVAIMLILQFA is encoded by the coding sequence GTGGAAAAGGCGTTAATAGCTTTGGCAGCAGCTCTCGCAGTGAGCATTCCGGCTTTAGCGACGGCTTACGCGCAAGCGAGGATCGGAAGCGCAGGAGCTGGCACAGTGGCAGAAAAACCGGAAACAGCGGGCACAATGATCATTCTTGAAGCTATTCCCGAGACGATGGTCATTTTGGGCTTCGTTGTAGCAATTATGCTCATCCTCCAGTTTGCGTAA
- a CDS encoding V-type ATP synthase subunit B — MRLFREGSRAIDSISGPLVFVNKVKGAGFGELVTVETGREARIGQILQVDGDICLVQLFESNIDIDPGKSVVWIERDIFRMPVGLSLIGRILNGHGEPIDGGPPVENCAEGELPVAGLPINPVRRLAPHAYLETGISAIDLMNTLIKGQKLPIFSGAGLPASRIAVQIARQARVPGEESRFVVIFAAMGVTWREASYFLNAFRDTGALYHGVFFINLASDSPVERLLTPRLALTVAEHLALEKGYDVLVILTDMLYYCEALREVSAAREEAPGRRGYPGYMYSDLASIYERAGCVRGNEGSITQLPILTMPDDDMTHPVVDLSGYITEGQIVLDRGLHERSIFPPIDVLPSLSRLMGKGIGKGKTDPIHGVMADSLYAAYARSRELRRLKMIVGEEGLSALEKEYLSFGDRFEGKFINQGETYRSLEESINVAWQCLETLPSTELYRLPTEATQRRGGKAVE; from the coding sequence ATGAGACTTTTTCGAGAAGGTTCCAGGGCAATCGATAGCATCTCCGGCCCCCTTGTCTTCGTAAACAAAGTAAAGGGGGCCGGTTTCGGTGAGCTCGTTACCGTGGAAACCGGCCGAGAGGCGCGAATAGGCCAGATTCTACAGGTAGATGGTGATATTTGCCTCGTTCAGCTCTTTGAATCGAACATCGATATAGACCCCGGCAAGAGCGTCGTGTGGATTGAGAGGGACATTTTTCGCATGCCCGTGGGGCTTTCTCTCATCGGGCGAATCTTGAACGGCCATGGAGAGCCTATTGATGGCGGTCCTCCTGTTGAAAATTGCGCTGAGGGAGAGCTTCCTGTGGCTGGACTCCCCATAAACCCGGTCAGGAGACTGGCTCCGCATGCCTATCTGGAGACAGGCATATCCGCCATCGACCTCATGAACACTTTGATCAAGGGGCAGAAGCTTCCTATATTCTCTGGAGCAGGTCTTCCGGCCTCTCGGATCGCTGTCCAAATCGCCCGGCAAGCGCGCGTTCCCGGGGAGGAGTCGCGCTTTGTGGTGATCTTCGCCGCCATGGGCGTTACATGGAGAGAGGCATCTTATTTTCTGAACGCATTCCGCGATACCGGGGCTCTTTATCACGGCGTGTTCTTCATCAATCTGGCGAGTGACTCTCCGGTGGAAAGGCTCTTGACGCCCCGCTTGGCGCTCACCGTAGCTGAACACTTGGCCTTAGAAAAAGGGTATGACGTCCTCGTGATACTCACCGACATGCTGTACTATTGCGAGGCATTGAGAGAAGTCAGTGCCGCGCGCGAAGAGGCTCCAGGAAGAAGGGGATATCCTGGATACATGTACTCAGATCTCGCCAGCATTTATGAGAGAGCGGGGTGTGTCAGGGGAAATGAAGGTAGCATAACACAACTGCCGATACTCACTATGCCAGACGATGACATGACACATCCCGTAGTCGACCTTTCAGGTTACATAACGGAGGGGCAAATTGTGTTAGACAGGGGGCTTCACGAGCGAAGTATATTTCCCCCGATCGATGTCCTTCCGAGCCTCAGCAGATTGATGGGCAAGGGGATCGGAAAAGGCAAGACTGATCCGATACACGGGGTCATGGCAGATTCCCTTTACGCTGCCTATGCGAGGTCAAGGGAGCTGCGCAGGCTTAAAATGATCGTGGGCGAGGAGGGGTTATCCGCCCTTGAGAAGGAGTATCTTTCCTTCGGCGATCGTTTTGAGGGGAAATTTATAAACCAAGGTGAGACGTATCGTTCTCTGGAGGAATCGATAAACGTCGCCTGGCAATGTCTCGAAACGCTGCCGTCCACTGAACTATACCGCCTTCCCACTGAGGCGACGCAGAGACGTGGAGGTAAAGCAGTTGAATAA
- a CDS encoding CBS domain-containing protein yields the protein MTITAKDLMHRDLTAVAEDDLVLDAVRILYMQRLSGLPVVRDDWILVGFLSESDILRFALPTYLEILAQNGFLDNSEGNLIERLGRLGHKAVGEFMNRDPICVEPEVSLMTVADLMIRKRIKRLPVVKEGRLLGIIDRGAFCEFLMEEAHEGRP from the coding sequence GTGACTATAACCGCAAAAGACCTAATGCACCGAGATCTCACTGCGGTTGCAGAGGATGACTTGGTGCTCGATGCGGTGCGCATCTTATACATGCAGCGCCTTTCTGGCTTGCCAGTTGTAAGGGATGATTGGATACTGGTAGGCTTTCTCTCGGAAAGCGACATTCTAAGGTTTGCTCTGCCAACTTATTTGGAGATATTAGCCCAGAACGGCTTCTTAGACAATTCGGAAGGAAATCTCATAGAACGTCTTGGCAGGCTGGGACATAAGGCGGTAGGGGAATTCATGAACCGAGATCCGATATGCGTCGAGCCAGAGGTCAGCCTTATGACTGTGGCAGATTTGATGATACGGAAGAGGATAAAACGCCTCCCTGTAGTGAAAGAAGGGAGGCTTCTCGGTATCATAGACCGCGGCGCCTTTTGCGAATTTCTAATGGAGGAGGCCCATGAAGGAAGACCATAG
- a CDS encoding YbaB/EbfC family nucleoid-associated protein, whose amino-acid sequence MKMDKILKQAQRMQAQMMKIQEELKAKEVEGAAGGGAVRVISNGQGEIVSIKISPDVVDPDDVEMLEDLVLAAISDALRKSKELADEQMAQLTGGMGSLF is encoded by the coding sequence GTGAAGATGGACAAGATCTTAAAACAGGCTCAAAGGATGCAGGCTCAGATGATGAAAATCCAGGAAGAACTGAAAGCGAAGGAGGTGGAGGGCGCAGCGGGTGGCGGTGCCGTGAGGGTGATATCTAACGGTCAAGGTGAAATTGTCTCCATAAAAATATCTCCGGACGTAGTTGATCCTGATGACGTCGAAATGCTCGAAGATTTAGTCCTTGCAGCGATCAGCGATGCATTGCGCAAGAGCAAGGAGTTGGCGGACGAGCAGATGGCCCAGTTGACAGGCGGTATGGGCAGTCTCTTTTAG
- a CDS encoding V-type ATPase 116kDa subunit family protein gives MIVEMVRVAVWGIGSEKDAIVEELQELGVLHLDIPSAPPLASEELKGLRLLGATILGMVEALGWKEWDRISNEALLRIRGKIQFENPEVVDEIAKSLEEFKRRLHLLLEERSSLMEMLRSLRMSHQVAYHFQTFLEEEMSKGKCVSIWRLDHKSHARALSQLRSRLKVVTSPKERPYLSHHSVRLKDDETILAISVDPQGEKIAEDFMRLTGGIPWHPPDETRGESLLKSIEALEDKLSWVPKRLKSIDEELEKCKEEWGPHLAALYFLVEEKLDQLTVKQLAVKENGGIFVIEGWIPAEALEALITRLKERFDGRILIQWRYPSSEEWHEVPTALDNPSQFKPFEVFLKLLPVPRYNEMDPTALIAIFFPFFAGCMVGDIGYAIIMGVLGWLLRRKCKRELWRDIGSVIVHMACWSAFWGVAFGEFFGDLGHRLIHMEPLWVERSQAVLPVISFTVGLGAVHVLLGLFVGFLRGLRHRDKHMWMERLANILLITALIIVLVHVKGWLPKSFFTLSVSITIVGLLLLLKVGFLGGLVETIGAVGNILSYVRIAAIGLSSAILAVVASRFVDALGVSFLGIFLALSIHLLNLILAVAGSGLHAARLHYVEFLGKFYKGGGKEYKPFARKRGSLVWKRR, from the coding sequence GTGATAGTGGAGATGGTTCGCGTCGCCGTATGGGGAATCGGCAGCGAAAAGGATGCAATTGTAGAGGAACTTCAGGAGTTGGGTGTGCTACACCTCGATATTCCGAGCGCTCCGCCGCTTGCTAGCGAGGAACTCAAAGGATTACGCCTGCTCGGCGCGACAATTCTGGGCATGGTAGAAGCCTTAGGCTGGAAAGAGTGGGACAGAATCAGCAATGAAGCCCTCTTAAGGATCAGAGGAAAGATCCAATTTGAAAACCCGGAAGTTGTAGACGAAATAGCGAAGAGCTTGGAAGAGTTCAAAAGGAGGCTGCACCTCCTCCTCGAAGAGCGCTCATCCTTGATGGAGATGTTAAGATCTCTGAGGATGAGTCATCAAGTCGCGTATCATTTCCAAACCTTCCTCGAGGAGGAAATGTCCAAGGGTAAGTGTGTATCCATATGGCGGCTCGATCACAAATCTCATGCCAGAGCGCTTTCCCAATTGAGGTCGCGTCTCAAGGTTGTCACTTCGCCGAAAGAGAGGCCTTACCTTTCGCATCACAGTGTGCGGCTTAAGGACGACGAGACGATTTTGGCCATAAGCGTGGATCCGCAAGGCGAAAAAATAGCGGAGGATTTCATGCGTTTAACCGGTGGGATACCGTGGCATCCGCCGGACGAGACGAGGGGAGAAAGTCTCCTCAAATCCATTGAGGCGCTTGAAGATAAGCTCTCTTGGGTTCCTAAAAGACTAAAATCCATAGACGAGGAGCTTGAGAAGTGCAAAGAGGAATGGGGCCCTCATTTGGCTGCGCTCTATTTTTTGGTTGAAGAAAAATTAGACCAACTGACAGTCAAGCAGCTCGCGGTCAAAGAAAACGGAGGCATATTTGTCATCGAGGGATGGATACCGGCGGAAGCACTTGAAGCTCTTATCACAAGGCTAAAAGAGCGCTTTGACGGTAGAATTTTAATACAATGGCGTTACCCCTCAAGCGAGGAATGGCACGAGGTCCCTACCGCGTTGGACAATCCCTCGCAATTTAAACCCTTTGAGGTCTTCCTCAAACTCCTTCCGGTACCTCGTTACAACGAGATGGACCCCACCGCTTTGATCGCCATCTTTTTCCCTTTCTTTGCGGGGTGCATGGTTGGAGATATCGGCTACGCAATAATTATGGGCGTGCTGGGGTGGCTCTTGCGGCGCAAGTGCAAAAGAGAGCTGTGGCGCGACATTGGGTCTGTGATCGTTCACATGGCTTGTTGGAGTGCCTTCTGGGGAGTCGCCTTCGGCGAATTTTTCGGGGATCTCGGGCATCGCCTCATTCATATGGAACCTTTATGGGTGGAACGCAGCCAGGCAGTCTTGCCCGTGATTTCTTTTACTGTAGGCCTTGGCGCCGTACATGTGCTTTTGGGGTTATTCGTCGGTTTTTTGCGCGGTCTCAGGCACAGGGATAAACATATGTGGATGGAACGCTTGGCCAACATATTGCTCATAACAGCACTGATAATCGTTTTGGTGCACGTTAAGGGATGGCTCCCGAAGTCGTTTTTCACTCTTTCAGTCTCAATTACCATCGTAGGACTGCTCCTTCTCCTCAAGGTCGGCTTCCTCGGGGGTCTCGTAGAGACCATAGGAGCTGTGGGAAACATTTTAAGCTACGTGCGCATAGCCGCTATAGGGCTCTCGTCGGCCATCTTGGCCGTTGTAGCATCTCGTTTCGTCGATGCCTTAGGGGTGTCTTTCCTCGGCATCTTCCTGGCACTTTCCATCCATCTCCTGAATCTGATTTTAGCGGTAGCTGGATCTGGCCTGCACGCAGCCCGCTTGCACTATGTGGAATTTCTGGGGAAGTTCTACAAGGGCGGCGGGAAGGAATACAAACCATTCGCAAGGAAAAGGGGGAGCCTCGTGTGGAAAAGGCGTTAA